GTACCTGGAGATCTGCTGACGCTGGAAGGAGATCTCGGCGCTGGAAAAACGACGTTTACGAAGGGACTGGGAAAAGGTCTCGGTGTAACGAGGAATATAAACAGCCCGACGTTCACGATCATGAAGGAGTACCAGGGACGGATGCCTTTCTATCATATGGACGTTTATCGTTTGGAGGACAGCGAGGAAGACCTCGGCTTTGAAGAGTACTTTGAAGGCGAAGGCGTCACGGTCGTCGAATGGGCGCAGTTCATCTGGGAGTACCTGCCGGAGGAGCGTCTCGACATCACGATCCACTACAAAGACGAATCGACCCGTTCCATTAAACTCGATGCGAAATCGGAACATTTCGATGCGATATGTAAGGAGATTTTATTATGAATATACTTGCGATCGACACGTCCAATTATGTGATGGGGGTGGCCGTTCTGAAAGACGGCACCGTCGCTGGTGAATATGTTACGAATATGAAAAAAAACCATTCGATCCGCCTCATGCCTGCGATCGACCAGTTGATGGAGGAAACGGGTACGAAACCGGAAGAGCTGGACAGAATTGCTGTCGCACACGGACCCGGTTCTTACACAGGCGTGCGTATCGGTCTTACGACGGCGAAAACGATGGCATGGGCACTCGGCATTCCTGTAGTCGGCATTTCCAGTCTGGAGGCTGTTGCCCGTCAAGGCGCATTCTTTGATGGATTTGTATGTCCTTTCTTTGATGCGCGCCGTGGTCTTGTGTACACAGGGCTTTACGATTCATCCATGACGGTCGTGATGGAGGAGACGAACATACTTATGGAAGACTGGCTGAACCAATTGAAAGAATTGGACCGTCCTGTTCTGTTCCTTAGTCAGGATATCGCCGTCCATCAGGAGAAGATTGAAGAAGTCCTCGGGGAAAAAGCGGTCATCCCGGCTGCGCCCTACCAATTTGCTCGTCCATCCATCCTTGCAGACGTCGCAGTGGACCGGGAACCTGGGGCGCTGCATGATCTGGTACCGAATTATCTGCGTCTGCCGGAGGCCGAAGTCAAATGGCTGGAACAGCAGGAGAAGCAGTGACATGGCAGCAATCAGACAGATGACGCCTGCGGATGTGGAAGGGGTCATGGAAGTAGAGAAGATTTCCTTCCCTGTCCCGTGGTCGGAGGAAACCTTTCAAAAGGAGATGGATGATAATCCGTACGCCCACTATTATGTCGTCGAAGAAGAGGGCAGGATTATCGGATATTGCGGTTTGTGGCTCATCATCGACGAGGCACACGTCACCAATATCGCCATCCATCCGGACTACCGGGGACAAAAGCACGGGGAGAACCTCTTCCGCCATACGTGCGAACAAGCGATTGAACATGGAGCGATTCAACTCTCCCTTGAAGTGAGGGTATCAAATACAGCCGCGCAGCATATGTACCGGAAGTTCGGACTGGTACCGGGTGGAATCCGCAAACGGTATTACTCCGACAACGGAGAAGATGCGTTAGTAATGTGGGTGGGATTAAAATGACGAAGGATCAATATATACTGGCAATTGAGACAAGCTGTGACGAAACAGCTGTCGCCATCGTAAAAAATGAAAGAGAACTGGTAGCAAACGTCGTGGCTTCTCAAATCGAGAGCCATAAGCGGTTCGGCGGGGTCGTTCCGGAAATTGCTTCAAGACACCATATCGAACAGATGACGATTACACTGGAAGAAGCGTTGGACGAGGCGGAGATGACGATCGATGACATGGATGCGATCGCCGTTACCGAAGGACCGGGATTGGTAGGAGCCCTTTTAGTAGGGGTGAATGCAGCAAAAGCCGTCGCCTTTGCGAAGCAGAAACCGCTCGTCGGCGTCCACCATATCGCCGGCCATATCTACGCCAACCGTTTGGAGAAAGAATTCGAGTTCCCGCTGCTCGCCCTGGTCGTTTCCGGAGGGCACACCGAGCTTGTCCTGATGAGAGAGCACGGCTCCTATGAAATCATCGGAGAAACGAGGGATGATGCCGCAGGGGAAGCCTATGATAAAGTGGCACGTACGTTGAAGCTGCCATACCCAGGCGGCCCTCAAATCGACCGGCTGGCACAAGAAGGAGAAGAGACGATTGACTTCCCACGTGCCTGGCTGGAAGAAGGCTCGTACGACTTCAGTTTCAGCGGTTTGAAATCTGCCGTCATCAACCGGCTTCATAAAGCGAAGCAGCGGGGAGAAGTGCTGAAGGATGCCGATGTAGCGGCAAGCTTCCAGGCGAGCGTCGTCGATGTCTTATCGACGAAGGCGGCCCGCGCGGCTGAGGAATACGGCGTCAAGCAAATGATCGTCGCCGGAGGCGTGGCTGCAAACAGAGGGCTGCGTCAGGCGCTTCAGGAGAAGTTTGTGGATATCGATACAGAACTGCTCATTCCTCCACTGTCGCTGTGTACAGATAATGCAGCAATGATTGCAGCAGCAGGGGCAGTTGCTTTCAACCAAGGACATCGGTCCGAGTGGGATCTCAATGCGAACCCCGGGCTCGATTTAGAACAGTTCGGCGCAAGGAAAAAGTAAGAGGTGACAAAAGCTCTCCTTCATGGAGGGTTTTTGTTTTCTTATCCACATGTGTATAAGTATGCGCTTGGTTTCCAGGTTGTGGATATGTGCGATCTTAAAAGAAAGCGATACCATTTTTGTGGATAACGCCGGGTTTTATTGTGGATAATGTGCATAACCCTGTTGAAAACCGATAAATCAAATACACATCTGTTAGTAACTTTGTTGATAATCTGTAGAGAAATAAGGACGAAAAAAGAGCACCCACCATCTGTGGATGCTCTCTTCTTATTCATCGTGCAGCGTTTCCCATTCTTCCATCAACTGCTCGAGAGCGGATTGCTTTTCGGCATTGTCCTGCGTGAGCTGAAGTGACTTCTCGTGGTCCTGGTAGACTTCCGGATCACAGAGTAAGGCTTCATTCTCTTCCAGCTGCTGCTCGATCTGTTCAATCTCCGCTTCTATTTCAGCGATACGGCGGTTTCTCTTCCGCTCTTCCCGCTTCGCAGCTTTATCTTCCTGGAAGCTGTTCTTGGCCTGTGGCTCGTGCTTGGCGGGCTCTTTCAGGCGCCGCTCTTCGGCTTCCAGCTGCTCGAGTTCATATTCTTCCTGTTTCTTCTCCACATAGTAGTCGTAATCTCCGAGGAACAGTCTCGTTTCCTCCGAATTCATCTCGACGACCTGTGTCGCGATTTTGTTAATGAAGTATCTGTCGTGGGAGACGAACAGTAACGTTCCTGGATAGTCGACGAGTGCGGCTTCCAGCACCTCTTTACTGTCGAGGTCCAAGTGGTTGGTCGGCTCATCCAGAATCAAGAAGTTCGCTTCCTGCATCATCAGCTTGGCGAGGGAGAGACGTGCCTTCTCTCCACCGCTCAAGGCAGAGACCGGCTTCAGGACATCTTCGCCTGAGAAAAGGAAGTTTCCGAGAATGGTCCGGATATCCCTCTCATTTTTCATCGGGTAATCGTCCCATAGCTCATTCAGAACGGTTTTCGTGGAATTCAACTTATTCTGTTCCTGATCGTAGTAACCGATCTGGACGTTCGTGCCGATCAGCTTGTCTCCTTTGACGGCTTCCAAATCGCCGATGATCGTCTTAAGGAGGGTGGTCTTTCCGACCCCGTTCGGACCGACGAGGGCCACCGAATCGCCTCGGTTCAGATCAAGGGAAACCTTGTCGAACAGGTTCGTATCACTGTCCGGATAACGGAACGCATAGTCTCTCAGTTTCAGCACATCGTTTCCGCTGCGCTTCGCCACTTGGAAGCTGAACTTCGCGGATTGGTTATCGTCTTTCGGTTTTTCCAGCCGGTCCATTTTCTCCAGCTGTTTACGCCGGCTCTGGGCGCGCTTCGTCGTCGTCGCACGGACGATGTTCTTCTGGATGAAGTCCTCCATCCGTTTGATCTCTTCCTGCTGCTTCTCGAATCGCTTCATTTCCTGCTCGAAGTCGGCTTCTTTCTGTTTCAGGTAGTTACTGTAGTTGCCGTGATACTTCTTAGAGGATTGGAAGGCAATCTCGTAGACCGTGTTGACGATCTTATCGAGGAAGTAGCGGTCGTGGGAAACGATGACGACCGCACCTTGGTAGCCCTGCAGGTACCCTTCGAGCCAGGAGATCGTATCGATGTCCAGGTGGTTGGTCGGTTCATCGAGAATAAGCACGTCGGGCTTCTTCAACAGCAGCTTCCCGAGTGCCAGCCTCGTCTTCTGGCCGCCGCTTAAGGACGTGATCGGTGTATCCCAGTTGAAATGCTGGAAATTCAGCCCGTTCAGTACCGAGCGGATATCCGCTTCGTATTGGTATCCGCCTGCGTTCTTGAAGTATTCCTGCTTGCGGTCATAATCGGTCAATAACTGCTGGTAGCGCTCCTGATCCGAGATCAGGTCAGGGTCTGCCATGTTCGCTTCCATCGCGCGAAGCTCTTTCTCTAAGTCCTTCAGATGGAGGAAGACTTTCTCCATTTCATTCCAGATCGTTTCGTCGGACTGCAGGCCTGTGTTTTGAGCGAGATATCCGAGCGTCGTTTCCTTCGGCATGAAGATGTTTCCTTCATCATAGCTCATCTCGCCGGCCATCATCTTCAGCAGGGTCGACTTTCCTGCACCGTTTCTGCCGACAATGGCGATTCGGTCGTTCTTTTGTACTTCCAGTTTAATATTAGATAAAATCAATTCAGCGCCGAAACGCTTTTCCAATTGATTCA
This sequence is a window from Bacillus sp. SB49. Protein-coding genes within it:
- a CDS encoding ABC-F family ATP-binding cassette domain-containing protein: MILMQLNQLEKRFGAELILSNIKLEVQKNDRIAIVGRNGAGKSTLLKMMAGEMSYDEGNIFMPKETTLGYLAQNTGLQSDETIWNEMEKVFLHLKDLEKELRAMEANMADPDLISDQERYQQLLTDYDRKQEYFKNAGGYQYEADIRSVLNGLNFQHFNWDTPITSLSGGQKTRLALGKLLLKKPDVLILDEPTNHLDIDTISWLEGYLQGYQGAVVIVSHDRYFLDKIVNTVYEIAFQSSKKYHGNYSNYLKQKEADFEQEMKRFEKQQEEIKRMEDFIQKNIVRATTTKRAQSRRKQLEKMDRLEKPKDDNQSAKFSFQVAKRSGNDVLKLRDYAFRYPDSDTNLFDKVSLDLNRGDSVALVGPNGVGKTTLLKTIIGDLEAVKGDKLIGTNVQIGYYDQEQNKLNSTKTVLNELWDDYPMKNERDIRTILGNFLFSGEDVLKPVSALSGGEKARLSLAKLMMQEANFLILDEPTNHLDLDSKEVLEAALVDYPGTLLFVSHDRYFINKIATQVVEMNSEETRLFLGDYDYYVEKKQEEYELEQLEAEERRLKEPAKHEPQAKNSFQEDKAAKREERKRNRRIAEIEAEIEQIEQQLEENEALLCDPEVYQDHEKSLQLTQDNAEKQSALEQLMEEWETLHDE
- the tsaB gene encoding tRNA (adenosine(37)-N6)-threonylcarbamoyltransferase complex dimerization subunit type 1 TsaB; translation: MNILAIDTSNYVMGVAVLKDGTVAGEYVTNMKKNHSIRLMPAIDQLMEETGTKPEELDRIAVAHGPGSYTGVRIGLTTAKTMAWALGIPVVGISSLEAVARQGAFFDGFVCPFFDARRGLVYTGLYDSSMTVVMEETNILMEDWLNQLKELDRPVLFLSQDIAVHQEKIEEVLGEKAVIPAAPYQFARPSILADVAVDREPGALHDLVPNYLRLPEAEVKWLEQQEKQ
- the tsaE gene encoding tRNA (adenosine(37)-N6)-threonylcarbamoyltransferase complex ATPase subunit type 1 TsaE; protein product: MAIYECISSSAEETQRLAERLGERLVPGDLLTLEGDLGAGKTTFTKGLGKGLGVTRNINSPTFTIMKEYQGRMPFYHMDVYRLEDSEEDLGFEEYFEGEGVTVVEWAQFIWEYLPEERLDITIHYKDESTRSIKLDAKSEHFDAICKEILL
- the tsaD gene encoding tRNA (adenosine(37)-N6)-threonylcarbamoyltransferase complex transferase subunit TsaD; amino-acid sequence: MTKDQYILAIETSCDETAVAIVKNERELVANVVASQIESHKRFGGVVPEIASRHHIEQMTITLEEALDEAEMTIDDMDAIAVTEGPGLVGALLVGVNAAKAVAFAKQKPLVGVHHIAGHIYANRLEKEFEFPLLALVVSGGHTELVLMREHGSYEIIGETRDDAAGEAYDKVARTLKLPYPGGPQIDRLAQEGEETIDFPRAWLEEGSYDFSFSGLKSAVINRLHKAKQRGEVLKDADVAASFQASVVDVLSTKAARAAEEYGVKQMIVAGGVAANRGLRQALQEKFVDIDTELLIPPLSLCTDNAAMIAAAGAVAFNQGHRSEWDLNANPGLDLEQFGARKK
- the rimI gene encoding ribosomal protein S18-alanine N-acetyltransferase — protein: MAAIRQMTPADVEGVMEVEKISFPVPWSEETFQKEMDDNPYAHYYVVEEEGRIIGYCGLWLIIDEAHVTNIAIHPDYRGQKHGENLFRHTCEQAIEHGAIQLSLEVRVSNTAAQHMYRKFGLVPGGIRKRYYSDNGEDALVMWVGLK